The Calditerrivibrio nitroreducens DSM 19672 genome window below encodes:
- the dnaJ gene encoding molecular chaperone DnaJ: MAKDYYEILGVSRNASDTEIKKAFRQLALKYHPDRNPGNKEAEEKFREINEAYSVLSDPQKRAQYDQYGRVLDNNQGFGGDDFGFSIFEEFFGDTFGSFFGGSTRSRNKPRKGSNIEMEVEIEFEESAKGTKKQIVVPKTVVCKRCGGTGAEPGAIITCPRCNGTGQFVQRQGFFTMATPCPDCRGTGKFVKEHCNECKGEGSVRERKSLEIKIPAGIEDEMILRITGEGNSGINGGPNGDLFVKIKVKKHKFFVRKGRDLHLDLPISFVDAILGKEINIPTLDGSETIKIKPGSQPDDTIVLKGKGFQDVNGYGLGNMVITLKVVLPTHINKKQKELLEEFAKNSDEDTYKKHKSILDRIKEFFS; the protein is encoded by the coding sequence TTGGCAAAGGATTACTATGAGATACTGGGTGTGAGCAGAAATGCGTCAGATACAGAAATAAAAAAAGCTTTTAGACAGCTTGCCTTAAAATACCATCCGGATAGAAACCCTGGGAATAAAGAGGCGGAAGAGAAATTCAGAGAGATAAATGAAGCATACAGTGTTCTGAGTGATCCCCAGAAGAGAGCCCAATACGATCAATATGGAAGGGTTCTGGATAACAATCAGGGATTTGGGGGGGATGATTTTGGTTTTTCCATTTTTGAGGAGTTTTTTGGAGATACTTTTGGTTCATTTTTTGGTGGTTCCACAAGGAGTAGAAATAAGCCCAGAAAGGGCTCCAATATAGAGATGGAAGTTGAAATCGAATTTGAAGAATCGGCAAAAGGTACCAAAAAGCAGATCGTTGTCCCTAAAACAGTTGTTTGTAAAAGATGTGGTGGTACAGGTGCTGAGCCGGGCGCCATCATCACCTGTCCAAGATGCAATGGTACCGGCCAATTTGTTCAAAGGCAGGGCTTTTTCACAATGGCCACACCTTGTCCAGATTGTAGAGGTACTGGAAAGTTTGTAAAAGAGCACTGTAATGAGTGCAAAGGTGAGGGCTCTGTCAGGGAGAGGAAAAGTCTCGAGATAAAGATCCCTGCTGGTATCGAAGATGAAATGATTTTGAGAATTACCGGAGAAGGTAACAGCGGTATAAATGGTGGCCCTAATGGTGATCTATTTGTGAAAATAAAAGTAAAGAAACATAAATTTTTCGTTAGAAAAGGTAGAGATCTACACCTTGATTTACCTATATCGTTTGTTGATGCAATACTTGGCAAAGAGATAAATATACCAACACTTGACGGTAGTGAAACTATTAAGATTAAGCCTGGTTCCCAGCCGGATGATACGATTGTTCTTAAAGGGAAAGGTTTTCAGGATGTAAATGGTTATGGATTGGGTAATATGGTAATCACGCTTAAAGTGGTTTTACCCACACATATCAATAAAAAACAGAAGGAATTGTTAGAAGAATTTGCTAAAAACTCTGACGAGGATACATATAAAAAACATAAGTCTATTCTTGATAGGATAAAAGAATTTTTTAGCTAA
- a CDS encoding sigma-54-dependent transcriptional regulator — protein MKKDPVLKRILLVDDEENHRLMLKINLSGKGYELVEAANGFEALSIINDNADFFAILLDIKMEIMDGLTFLSKIRGMGIDTPVIMISAFDSAGYAVKALRLGATDYLTKPVDIAQLLNLLENIGNKDEAEPVLVDNEYKFSGIYSADGLGRIISLLKMVAPTDATVLIMGESGTGKELIARSIHENSPRCKHPFVAVNCAALNENIIESELFGHEKGAFTGAIAQKKGKFELADKGTIFLDEIGEMPLTTQVKLLRVIQEKSIERVGGEKIIKVDVRIIAATNRDLKRMVESGDFREDLFFRLNVFPIKLSPLRERKSEIPLLVDYFIKRFSEKMGKRVKGYSDTFLNKLKSYTFPGNVRELENIIERAVILARGDILEGYDLPEFNEKLVGDTDLDIKNNEKQLILKALEEARYNKTKAAEILGISRRTLHNKIKEYDLEV, from the coding sequence ATGAAAAAAGATCCTGTTTTAAAGAGAATTTTGTTGGTTGATGACGAAGAGAATCACCGTTTGATGCTGAAGATCAATCTATCTGGTAAAGGGTACGAACTGGTTGAGGCAGCAAACGGATTTGAAGCGCTTTCCATTATTAATGATAATGCCGATTTTTTTGCTATACTTTTAGATATAAAAATGGAGATCATGGATGGTCTTACGTTCCTTTCAAAAATAAGGGGTATGGGGATAGATACACCTGTCATAATGATATCAGCATTTGATAGTGCCGGATATGCCGTAAAAGCACTGAGACTGGGTGCAACGGACTATCTCACAAAACCTGTGGATATTGCTCAACTTTTAAATCTGTTAGAGAATATTGGAAATAAAGATGAAGCTGAACCTGTCTTAGTCGACAATGAATACAAATTTTCTGGTATATACTCTGCGGATGGACTGGGGCGTATTATATCGCTTCTTAAAATGGTTGCCCCAACAGATGCAACTGTGCTCATCATGGGGGAATCCGGTACGGGTAAAGAGTTGATTGCAAGATCGATTCATGAAAACTCTCCAAGGTGCAAACATCCCTTTGTGGCGGTAAATTGTGCAGCTTTAAATGAAAATATCATCGAGAGTGAGCTTTTTGGACATGAAAAAGGTGCTTTTACCGGTGCTATTGCCCAAAAAAAAGGGAAATTTGAGTTGGCGGATAAAGGGACGATCTTTTTGGATGAGATAGGGGAGATGCCCCTAACAACTCAGGTGAAGCTTCTCAGGGTGATACAGGAGAAGAGTATTGAGAGGGTGGGTGGAGAGAAGATTATAAAGGTGGACGTCAGAATAATTGCAGCCACTAACAGAGACCTGAAAAGAATGGTGGAAAGTGGGGATTTTAGAGAGGATCTTTTCTTTAGGTTAAACGTATTTCCTATAAAATTGTCACCTTTGAGGGAGAGAAAAAGTGAGATACCACTTCTTGTGGATTATTTCATAAAGCGATTTTCGGAGAAGATGGGAAAAAGGGTCAAGGGGTATTCCGATACATTTTTAAACAAACTCAAAAGTTATACTTTTCCGGGGAATGTCCGGGAGCTTGAAAATATCATAGAGAGGGCTGTTATCCTTGCCCGTGGGGATATCCTGGAGGGTTATGACCTACCTGAATTTAATGAGAAGCTGGTGGGGGATACAGATCTTGATATCAAAAATAATGAAAAACAGCTTATATTAAAAGCGCTTGAAGAGGCAAGGTATAATAAGACAAAAGCGGCGGAAATTCTGGGTATATCCAGAAGGACCCTGCATAACAAAATAAAAGAATACGACTTAGAGGTGTGA
- the argH gene encoding argininosuccinate lyase — MAKEKPWGGRFELSTDKLAEEFNASIHFDKNLYCYDIEGSITHAKMLAKQGIIEQRECELIIKGLKQVKDEIDKGEFVFETEDEDIHMAVEKRLSKIIGPVAGKLHTARSRNDQVATDFRLYVRDQIDNIKKGILDLLGVIIAKAEDNIDLIMPGYTHLQTAQPILFSHWIMAYFHMLYRDYTRFDDCRKRLNYSPLGSGALAGTTFPIDRDFTARELGFTAPTENSIDSVSDRDFALEFMSAAAICQMHLSRWAEELIIFSSSEFKFIELSDDFCTGSSIMPQKKNPDMAELIRGKTGRVYGNLISLLTTMKGLPLAYNKDMQEDKEPVFDTVNTLLTSLRIFAPMISKVTLNKEKMYRSAQLGYSTATDYADYLVTKGVPFRDAHHIVGETVAYAIKAGKDLSELTIEEFKQFTDLVNIDIYDTVTVESCIKKRNSFGGTSYDAVKVQLENAKRLLKALI, encoded by the coding sequence ATGGCAAAGGAAAAACCATGGGGGGGCAGGTTTGAGCTTTCCACAGATAAGCTTGCGGAAGAGTTTAATGCATCGATACATTTTGATAAAAATCTATATTGTTATGATATAGAGGGTAGTATTACTCATGCAAAAATGCTGGCAAAACAGGGGATAATAGAGCAGAGGGAGTGTGAATTAATTATAAAAGGTTTGAAGCAGGTAAAGGATGAGATAGATAAAGGTGAGTTTGTATTTGAAACTGAAGATGAAGATATACATATGGCGGTGGAGAAGAGATTAAGTAAGATAATTGGACCTGTTGCTGGGAAGCTCCATACTGCCAGAAGTAGAAACGATCAGGTGGCGACAGATTTTAGACTATACGTAAGAGATCAGATAGATAATATAAAAAAGGGTATATTGGATCTGCTCGGTGTTATAATTGCAAAAGCAGAGGACAACATAGATCTGATTATGCCCGGCTATACCCACCTTCAGACGGCTCAGCCGATACTTTTTTCCCATTGGATTATGGCTTACTTTCATATGCTTTATAGAGACTATACAAGGTTTGACGATTGTAGAAAAAGGTTAAACTATTCCCCACTGGGATCAGGTGCACTTGCCGGAACTACATTTCCTATAGATAGAGATTTTACAGCCAGAGAGCTCGGATTTACCGCCCCTACTGAAAATAGTATAGACTCTGTGAGTGATAGAGATTTTGCACTTGAATTTATGTCAGCTGCTGCCATATGTCAGATGCATCTCTCCAGATGGGCGGAGGAGCTTATAATTTTTTCATCTTCAGAATTTAAATTTATAGAATTATCCGATGATTTCTGCACCGGTAGCAGTATAATGCCCCAGAAAAAAAATCCGGATATGGCAGAGTTGATAAGGGGGAAAACGGGTAGAGTATATGGTAATCTAATCTCTCTTCTAACAACGATGAAAGGGTTGCCCCTTGCCTATAATAAAGATATGCAGGAGGATAAAGAGCCTGTTTTTGATACAGTCAATACATTATTAACATCCCTTAGGATATTTGCACCGATGATATCAAAGGTCACTTTAAATAAAGAGAAGATGTACAGATCTGCCCAACTGGGGTATTCCACAGCCACCGATTATGCTGATTATCTTGTAACAAAAGGTGTTCCATTCAGGGATGCCCATCATATTGTGGGGGAGACGGTGGCTTACGCTATCAAAGCAGGTAAAGACCTTTCTGAGCTTACGATTGAGGAGTTTAAACAGTTTACTGATCTTGTGAATATAGATATATATGACACTGTGACGGTGGAAAGCTGTATCAAAAAGAGGAATAGTTTTGGTGGTACATCTTATGATGCGGTAAAGGTACAATTGGAAAATGCTAAAAGACTCTTGAAAGCTCTCATATAG
- a CDS encoding CZB domain-containing protein, producing MLNSYKYSAKGVTFIRAKLAHLEFISKLYDAIVIKKPYDVVDHRHCNFGLFYYSDGIKEFGSDFDFKALEPYHIKVHDLGKKAMEFVKNGRFENALNIVKEMEEPLAVLNKHLDNLIRRYI from the coding sequence ATGCTCAATTCTTATAAGTATAGTGCTAAAGGGGTTACTTTTATAAGGGCAAAGCTTGCTCACCTGGAGTTTATTAGTAAACTATACGATGCAATAGTGATTAAAAAACCATATGATGTCGTAGATCATAGACATTGCAACTTTGGTCTCTTTTATTATTCTGATGGTATAAAAGAGTTTGGATCAGATTTCGATTTCAAAGCTCTGGAGCCATATCATATTAAGGTTCATGACCTTGGTAAAAAGGCTATGGAATTTGTAAAAAATGGTAGATTTGAGAATGCATTGAATATAGTTAAAGAGATGGAGGAGCCATTAGCTGTGCTTAACAAACATCTTGATAATCTGATAAGAAGATATATATAG
- a CDS encoding class I SAM-dependent DNA methyltransferase: MNKFELDPFTYDENPMHVERGNTIAERIKQSIDIGRDWVIADFGCGTGLLGINFIGQVKSIDMIDMSENMLNVLSDKIQNQSFKDVHPVRMDILADRLPAEKYNLIITLMAFHHIESIPEAVMKLAFMIKKGFYLAISDLDIEDGSYHPDEQPPHFGIDQAFLVKSALDAGFHLHHISVPYVVSKNNKNYPIFLHIYQKR; encoded by the coding sequence ATGAATAAGTTTGAACTGGATCCGTTTACGTATGATGAAAACCCTATGCATGTTGAAAGGGGTAACACTATTGCAGAAAGGATTAAGCAGTCCATTGATATCGGTAGAGATTGGGTAATTGCGGATTTTGGCTGTGGGACAGGGCTCTTGGGGATCAATTTTATAGGGCAGGTGAAATCTATCGATATGATAGATATGTCTGAGAATATGCTTAATGTTTTGTCTGATAAGATACAAAATCAAAGTTTCAAGGATGTTCATCCTGTAAGGATGGACATCCTTGCTGATAGATTACCTGCGGAGAAATATAATCTGATAATTACGTTGATGGCTTTTCATCACATAGAAAGTATCCCTGAAGCAGTAATGAAACTTGCTTTTATGATCAAAAAAGGTTTTTATCTTGCAATTTCAGATCTTGATATTGAAGATGGTAGCTATCATCCCGATGAACAGCCCCCTCATTTTGGTATAGATCAGGCATTTCTGGTTAAATCTGCATTGGATGCTGGGTTTCATTTACATCATATCTCAGTGCCATATGTGGTATCTAAAAACAATAAGAATTACCCTATCTTTTTACATATATACCAGAAGAGGTAG
- a CDS encoding sensor histidine kinase yields the protein MFTLRGRLIFLMLFLYVLIAISLFVISQQSQKALIDEINDNIEDLTKAIQISVQNLTSENLDSQNQVEELVKKFRKKGVTEVSILSDDREILASSNPKKVGKRIDKNINTDFLIKAELGSKSLNEKIKEINLPIIIGDEKYGYVNLVLHLDTYTEIQKKHFRMRLIITLGIFLIGTILIIILATQYVKPINKLVESTIKVSNGDLVPIQMSGLNATPEIRLLVNNFNDMIIKIKERFELEKQLEEMSHLYKVGQLSSAIAHEIKNPLNFINLAINQVKDELKEKNYDPNLINMLKMVEDEVKRISDLLVNFLEYGKPIKLEWQRCSIREIMDSLYKIVNLKMQDSDIKLLFDIPEEIIFNCDREKLMGSLLNLLINSVESIGKKGEIKVRAYREGNSVFIEVLDNGKGIPDSIKERIFEPYVSTKATGMGLGLAFTRRIIEEHGGKIYLDDKYKDGAKFVIELPYE from the coding sequence ATGTTTACCTTAAGAGGCAGACTTATTTTTCTGATGCTGTTTTTATACGTTTTAATTGCCATTTCTCTTTTTGTAATAAGTCAACAATCCCAAAAAGCTCTGATAGACGAGATTAATGATAATATAGAAGACCTTACAAAAGCCATTCAGATTAGTGTCCAGAATTTGACATCAGAAAATCTTGATTCCCAAAACCAGGTGGAGGAGCTTGTAAAAAAGTTTCGTAAAAAAGGTGTTACTGAGGTGTCTATACTTTCGGATGATAGAGAGATATTAGCCAGCTCTAATCCTAAAAAGGTGGGTAAACGTATCGATAAAAATATCAATACAGACTTTCTCATAAAAGCTGAGCTTGGATCTAAAAGTTTAAATGAAAAGATTAAAGAGATCAATCTCCCTATAATTATTGGTGATGAAAAGTACGGATATGTGAATCTTGTCTTGCATCTTGATACTTATACAGAGATACAGAAAAAACATTTTAGAATGAGACTGATTATCACTCTGGGGATATTCTTAATAGGTACCATCCTGATCATTATTCTTGCCACCCAGTATGTAAAACCGATAAATAAATTGGTGGAATCCACCATAAAAGTATCCAATGGGGATCTTGTTCCTATACAAATGAGTGGTTTAAATGCCACTCCGGAGATAAGGCTACTGGTCAATAATTTCAATGATATGATTATAAAAATAAAGGAGCGTTTTGAATTGGAGAAGCAGCTGGAGGAGATGTCTCATCTGTACAAGGTGGGGCAGCTTTCATCTGCAATTGCACATGAGATAAAAAATCCTCTGAATTTCATCAATCTTGCAATTAATCAGGTAAAAGATGAATTAAAAGAGAAAAATTATGACCCAAATTTGATAAATATGCTTAAAATGGTGGAGGACGAAGTAAAAAGGATCTCTGACCTCCTGGTGAACTTCCTTGAATATGGAAAACCTATTAAGCTGGAATGGCAGAGATGTTCGATTAGAGAGATTATGGATTCACTTTATAAAATTGTAAACTTAAAAATGCAAGACAGTGACATCAAGCTACTGTTCGATATACCAGAAGAGATTATCTTTAATTGTGATAGGGAAAAACTTATGGGTAGTTTACTCAACCTTTTGATAAATTCTGTTGAGTCGATAGGTAAGAAGGGGGAGATAAAGGTAAGAGCCTATCGTGAGGGAAATTCTGTTTTTATAGAGGTTTTAGATAATGGCAAAGGGATACCTGATAGTATAAAGGAGAGGATCTTTGAACCTTATGTATCCACAAAAGCTACAGGGATGGGACTTGGTCTCGCCTTTACCAGAAGAATTATTGAAGAGCATGGGGGGAAGATATATTTGGACGATAAATATAAAGATGGAGCAAAATTTGTTATAGAGTTGCCTTATGAGTGA